One genomic segment of Nocardioides cavernaquae includes these proteins:
- a CDS encoding DUF1295 domain-containing protein, with protein sequence MSALPDLVAVLAVEVAIVVVAMAITAWASLRAGRYSVVDTTWGLALAAVSVTAAVGGSVLGAGEPWRSWLLAALVSIWGIRLSWHMHRRNSGHGEDPRYAELLAGSTPLQRVVKVWMTQGAAVLLVGLPVTVASVTAGGWGPLVPVGLALWLLGVSFEAVGDAQLARFKADPANRGKIMDRGLWSWTRHPNYFGDACVWWGVWVLSLTTPWSLLTVIGPLAMTWFLVVATGARLLERHMAGRPGWAEYTARTSMFLPLPPRRGTRRNPRETR encoded by the coding sequence ATGAGCGCACTTCCTGACCTCGTCGCGGTCCTCGCCGTGGAGGTCGCGATCGTCGTCGTGGCCATGGCGATCACGGCATGGGCGTCACTCCGGGCCGGACGCTACTCGGTCGTGGACACGACGTGGGGTCTGGCGCTCGCGGCAGTCTCCGTCACGGCGGCCGTCGGCGGCAGCGTGCTCGGTGCAGGCGAGCCGTGGCGCTCGTGGCTGCTCGCGGCGCTGGTGTCGATCTGGGGGATCCGGCTGTCGTGGCACATGCACCGGCGGAACTCCGGGCACGGCGAAGACCCCCGCTACGCGGAGCTGCTGGCCGGCAGCACGCCGCTGCAGCGCGTGGTGAAGGTCTGGATGACTCAGGGCGCAGCAGTCCTGCTGGTGGGACTGCCGGTGACCGTCGCATCGGTGACCGCAGGCGGGTGGGGCCCGCTGGTCCCGGTCGGTCTGGCGCTCTGGCTGCTGGGCGTCTCCTTCGAAGCCGTCGGAGACGCTCAGCTGGCCCGGTTCAAGGCCGACCCGGCCAACCGCGGCAAGATCATGGACCGCGGCCTCTGGTCGTGGACGCGCCACCCCAACTACTTCGGCGATGCCTGCGTCTGGTGGGGTGTGTGGGTGCTGTCCCTGACGACCCCGTGGTCGCTGCTCACCGTGATCGGTCCGCTGGCCATGACCTGGTTCCTGGTCGTCGCCACAGGCGCCCGGCTTCTCGAGCGCCACATGGCCGGACGGCCCGGCTGGGCGGAATACACGGCCCGCACCAGCATGTTCCTTCCCCTGCCGCCCCGACGCGGCACTCGACGCAACCCTCGGGAGACCCGATGA
- a CDS encoding glutathione peroxidase, whose amino-acid sequence MTTLSDFTATTLDGREQPLAAYSGQVALVVNTASQCAFTGQYAGLQDLHATYADRGFTVLGFPCNQFGNQEPGDAEAIGAVCQRNYGVEFPMFSKVDVKGRDAHPLFRWLTRERPGRLGRTIRWNFTKFLVDAEGRVIKRYGSTTKPEQIARDVEAALAR is encoded by the coding sequence ATGACCACCCTGTCCGACTTCACCGCAACGACGCTCGACGGGCGCGAGCAGCCCCTCGCGGCGTACTCCGGGCAGGTGGCGCTGGTGGTCAACACTGCCTCGCAGTGCGCCTTCACGGGCCAGTACGCCGGCCTGCAGGACCTGCATGCGACGTACGCCGATCGCGGCTTCACCGTGCTGGGTTTCCCGTGCAACCAGTTCGGCAACCAGGAGCCCGGCGACGCCGAGGCGATCGGCGCGGTCTGCCAGCGCAACTACGGCGTGGAGTTCCCGATGTTCTCGAAGGTCGACGTGAAGGGCCGCGACGCGCACCCGCTCTTCCGCTGGCTGACCCGCGAGCGTCCCGGCCGGCTCGGACGCACGATCCGCTGGAACTTCACGAAGTTCCTCGTCGACGCCGAGGGTCGCGTCATCAAGCGCTACGGGAGCACGACGAAGCCCGAGCAGATCGCCCGCGACGTCGAGGCGGCGCTCGCTCGCTGA
- a CDS encoding protein-L-isoaspartate O-methyltransferase family protein yields MDAVAAAFDVTPRADFLPPELRQRADHDGPLAIGRGATCSQPRTVAAMLGLLAVQPGDRVLDVGAGSGWTTALLAALTGPSGLVIGVELEPELADFGAGNVRRTQRPWASVTVAAAGVLGDPDHAPYDRILVSANAAVLPLTLEDQLAPDGRMVVPVAGVMTVVQLGAERVVTEHGRYSFVPLR; encoded by the coding sequence ATGGACGCCGTCGCGGCTGCCTTCGATGTGACCCCACGGGCCGACTTCCTGCCGCCTGAGCTGCGCCAACGCGCCGACCACGACGGACCGCTCGCGATCGGGCGTGGCGCCACCTGCTCCCAGCCGCGCACGGTGGCGGCGATGCTTGGACTGCTGGCGGTCCAGCCCGGGGACCGGGTGCTCGACGTCGGCGCCGGATCGGGGTGGACCACTGCGCTGCTCGCCGCGCTGACGGGTCCCTCCGGGCTGGTGATCGGGGTCGAGCTCGAGCCGGAGCTCGCCGACTTCGGTGCCGGCAACGTACGCCGCACCCAGCGGCCGTGGGCCTCCGTCACGGTCGCGGCGGCCGGGGTCCTCGGCGACCCGGACCACGCGCCGTACGACCGGATCCTGGTGTCGGCGAACGCCGCTGTCCTGCCGTTGACGTTGGAGGACCAGCTGGCTCCGGACGGGCGGATGGTCGTCCCGGTGGCAGGCGTGATGACCGTGGTGCAGCTCGGTGCCGAGCGGGTCGTCACCGAGCACGGCCGGTACTCGTTCGTCCCGCTGCGCTGA
- a CDS encoding ABC transporter ATP-binding protein, which yields MLAVKNLEVVYDDVVLALRGVSLEVPDGRIVALLGANGAGKSTVLRSLSGLLDIHEGTIRKGGVSLDGDSVGHLRPSALASKGVRHVLEGRRIFKELTVEENLRTGAHTARRQLKANLERVYGLFPVLADRRQGQGGLLSGGEQQMLAIGRALMSNPRYLLLDEPSLGLAPKVVERIRDIIVEINSHGTGVLLVEQNATMALQIAHHGYVMENGRVVMDRPAEELLADQDVREFYLGLGAEGEARKSFRDVKHYKRRKRWAS from the coding sequence ATGCTGGCGGTGAAGAACCTCGAGGTCGTGTACGACGACGTGGTGCTCGCCCTGCGCGGAGTGAGCCTTGAGGTGCCCGACGGCCGGATCGTCGCCCTCCTCGGCGCCAACGGTGCAGGCAAGTCGACCGTGCTGCGTTCGCTCTCCGGCCTGCTCGACATCCACGAGGGCACGATCCGCAAGGGCGGTGTCAGCCTGGACGGCGACTCCGTCGGCCACCTCAGGCCGTCAGCCCTTGCCAGCAAGGGCGTCCGCCACGTGCTCGAGGGCCGGCGGATCTTCAAGGAACTGACCGTCGAGGAGAACCTCCGCACCGGCGCGCACACCGCGCGCCGGCAGCTCAAGGCCAACCTCGAACGCGTCTACGGCCTCTTCCCCGTGCTCGCCGATCGCCGCCAGGGACAGGGCGGCCTGCTCTCCGGCGGCGAGCAGCAGATGCTCGCCATCGGGCGCGCGCTGATGTCCAACCCCCGTTACCTGCTGCTCGACGAGCCCAGCCTGGGCCTCGCCCCGAAGGTGGTCGAGCGGATCCGCGACATCATCGTCGAGATCAACAGCCACGGCACCGGGGTCCTGCTTGTCGAGCAGAACGCCACGATGGCGCTGCAGATCGCACACCACGGCTACGTCATGGAGAACGGCCGGGTCGTCATGGACCGTCCGGCCGAGGAGCTGCTCGCCGACCAGGACGTGCGCGAGTTCTACCTCGGACTCGGTGCCGAGGGCGAGGCCCGCAAGTCGTTCCGCGACGTCAAGCACTACAAGCGCCGGAAGCGGTGGGCCTCATGA
- a CDS encoding VOC family protein encodes MPKLFPCLWFDGDAEEAANFYVTLLPDSHVDKVWRSPAETPAGPEGMVLTVDFTLSGQPMQGLNGGPEFTFNEAVSFAIECDDQAEVDRLWDTLTADGGEPGPCGWVKDRFGLSWQVFPRRLNELLDDPDPERARRAMEAMLTMSKIEVDALERAVSDT; translated from the coding sequence ATGCCCAAGCTCTTTCCGTGCCTCTGGTTCGACGGCGACGCCGAGGAGGCGGCGAACTTCTACGTGACCCTGCTGCCCGACAGCCACGTCGACAAGGTCTGGCGATCGCCCGCCGAGACCCCCGCCGGCCCCGAGGGCATGGTGCTCACGGTCGACTTCACGCTGTCCGGCCAGCCGATGCAGGGCCTCAACGGCGGCCCGGAGTTCACCTTCAACGAGGCGGTCTCCTTCGCCATCGAGTGCGACGACCAGGCCGAGGTCGACCGGCTGTGGGACACGCTCACGGCCGACGGCGGGGAGCCGGGTCCGTGTGGGTGGGTCAAGGACCGCTTCGGCCTGTCGTGGCAGGTCTTCCCGCGCCGGCTCAACGAGCTGCTTGATGATCCCGATCCAGAGCGCGCTCGCCGCGCCATGGAAGCCATGCTGACGATGAGCAAGATCGAGGTCGACGCGCTGGAGCGCGCCGTCAGCGACACCTGA
- a CDS encoding AMP-dependent synthetase/ligase, with translation MTTTVATRIRDRAQSTPNAVALRRKDLGVWHEITWAEYWEEILLAGHALLALGVEPGDRVAIQSEGRPEWLYLDIATVAVRGITVGLYPTNPAAEVRYLLSHSGARVHLAEDQEQLDKALEVLDDCPTLDRIVYVEPRGIAHRYDDERLLAWTDLRQLGEEHRAAHPGAVEQRMSGALDDDVMTLVYTSGTTGPPKGAMLTVGNVEWAMHTVIEEGGFVSPPPNPKDLTLCYLPLCHVAERVFTTWYNACAGTQVNFAESIDTVPQNLREVQPTLLLAVPRIWEKLLAATRIRLESATRGKRIWAHFWLARAHWIGEQKAANGGRHTFATRLVYAVGWVLFFRPLLDRLGLRRVRYALCGAAPVAPDVLTFFMGIGVPVVEVYGMTENTAVATGNRPGRVKVGTVGEAHAGVELRIDEQTGEILTRHPAVFAGYWRDPENTAATVDADGWLHTGDVGELVDGTHLRITDRMKDIIITAGGKNISPSEIENALKASPYIKEAVVLGDGRSYLTALIGIELDTVSQWASRKRLGFTTYRDLTEKPEVLALVQQAVDAVNAVHNPVEQIKKFRMLPKELDHEDGELTATQKVKRSAINQTFQDLVESMYAGVRS, from the coding sequence ATGACCACGACCGTCGCCACCCGCATCCGCGACCGCGCGCAGAGCACCCCGAACGCCGTTGCCCTGCGCCGCAAGGACCTCGGCGTCTGGCACGAGATCACCTGGGCGGAGTACTGGGAGGAGATCCTCCTGGCCGGCCATGCCCTGCTCGCCCTCGGCGTGGAGCCGGGCGACCGGGTCGCGATCCAGAGCGAGGGCCGCCCGGAGTGGCTCTACCTCGACATCGCCACCGTCGCCGTCCGCGGCATCACGGTCGGCCTCTACCCGACCAACCCCGCCGCCGAGGTGCGCTACCTGCTCAGCCACAGCGGCGCACGGGTCCACCTGGCCGAGGACCAGGAGCAGCTCGACAAGGCGCTCGAGGTCCTCGACGACTGCCCCACCCTCGACCGCATCGTGTACGTCGAGCCCCGCGGCATCGCGCACCGCTACGACGACGAGCGCCTGCTCGCCTGGACCGATCTGCGCCAGCTCGGCGAGGAGCACCGGGCAGCGCACCCGGGCGCGGTCGAGCAGCGCATGAGCGGGGCCCTCGACGACGACGTGATGACGCTGGTCTACACCTCCGGCACCACCGGACCGCCGAAGGGCGCGATGCTCACCGTCGGCAACGTGGAGTGGGCGATGCACACGGTCATCGAGGAGGGCGGCTTCGTGTCGCCGCCGCCCAACCCCAAGGACCTCACCCTCTGCTACCTGCCGCTTTGCCACGTCGCGGAGCGGGTCTTCACCACCTGGTACAACGCCTGCGCAGGCACCCAGGTCAACTTCGCCGAGTCGATCGACACCGTCCCGCAGAACCTCCGGGAGGTGCAGCCGACGCTGCTCCTCGCCGTCCCCCGCATCTGGGAGAAGCTGCTCGCCGCGACCCGCATCCGGCTGGAGTCGGCGACGCGCGGCAAGCGGATCTGGGCGCACTTCTGGCTGGCCCGCGCCCACTGGATCGGTGAGCAGAAGGCCGCCAACGGAGGACGCCACACCTTCGCGACCCGCCTCGTGTACGCCGTCGGCTGGGTGCTCTTCTTCCGTCCGCTGCTCGACCGGCTCGGCCTCCGCCGGGTCCGCTACGCCCTCTGTGGTGCAGCACCGGTCGCACCCGACGTACTCACCTTCTTCATGGGCATCGGCGTGCCCGTCGTCGAGGTCTACGGGATGACCGAGAACACCGCTGTGGCCACCGGCAACCGCCCCGGGCGCGTGAAGGTCGGCACCGTGGGCGAGGCGCATGCCGGGGTCGAGCTGCGCATCGACGAGCAGACCGGAGAGATCCTCACGCGGCACCCGGCGGTCTTCGCCGGCTACTGGCGGGACCCCGAGAACACAGCGGCGACGGTCGATGCCGACGGCTGGCTGCACACCGGCGACGTGGGCGAGCTGGTGGACGGCACGCACCTGCGGATCACCGACCGGATGAAGGACATCATCATCACCGCCGGCGGCAAGAACATCTCGCCCTCGGAGATCGAGAACGCGCTCAAGGCATCGCCGTACATCAAGGAGGCGGTGGTCCTGGGCGACGGTCGCTCCTACCTGACCGCACTGATCGGGATCGAGCTCGACACCGTGAGCCAGTGGGCCAGCCGCAAGCGGCTGGGCTTCACGACGTATCGCGACCTCACCGAGAAGCCCGAGGTCCTCGCCCTGGTCCAGCAGGCCGTCGACGCGGTCAACGCGGTCCACAACCCCGTCGAGCAGATCAAGAAGTTCCGGATGCTGCCGAAGGAACTCGACCACGAGGACGGCGAGCTGACCGCGACCCAGAAGGTCAAGCGCTCGGCGATCAACCAGACCTTCCAGGATCTCGTGGAGTCGATGTACGCCGGGGTGCGCTCATGA
- a CDS encoding branched-chain amino acid ABC transporter permease produces MTEFLTAASSGLGLGSIYALLALGFVIIYKSMRVISFAQPAFMMSGAILVSYLVPTVGFVLAVIIGTLGIALLALVVERIAIRPMVGKAVFVIAIITIGVDVVVRVVAGAFVGVDGRVMGDPWGLDATRIGDVTIAHRHLAAFVTAAVIVAALFAFFRFTSLGLAMRAAALDQEAAMAQGINVGTVFAASWALAGGLAAVAGVFAATGGTLDQNLWVIALAALPVIILGGLDSLGGAVVAGLLIGVSQEVVATYHRDLFPGLDSNIGYITPYVLMLLVLLVRPYGLFGTKEIERV; encoded by the coding sequence ATGACGGAGTTCCTCACCGCTGCCTCCAGCGGCCTCGGGCTGGGGTCGATCTACGCGCTGCTCGCGCTCGGCTTCGTGATCATCTACAAGTCGATGCGCGTGATCAGCTTCGCGCAGCCGGCCTTCATGATGTCCGGGGCGATCCTGGTCTCCTACCTGGTGCCCACGGTCGGCTTCGTCCTCGCCGTCATCATCGGCACGCTGGGCATCGCCCTCCTCGCGCTCGTCGTCGAGCGGATCGCGATCCGGCCGATGGTCGGCAAGGCGGTCTTCGTCATCGCCATCATCACGATCGGTGTCGACGTGGTGGTCCGGGTCGTCGCGGGCGCCTTCGTGGGTGTGGACGGCCGGGTGATGGGCGACCCCTGGGGCCTCGACGCGACACGGATCGGCGACGTGACCATCGCTCACCGCCACCTCGCGGCGTTCGTGACCGCGGCGGTCATCGTCGCCGCCCTGTTCGCCTTCTTCCGGTTCACCTCCCTCGGGCTGGCCATGCGCGCAGCCGCGCTCGACCAGGAGGCCGCGATGGCCCAGGGCATCAACGTCGGCACCGTCTTCGCCGCGTCGTGGGCGCTGGCGGGAGGACTGGCCGCCGTCGCCGGCGTCTTCGCTGCGACCGGCGGCACCCTCGACCAGAACCTCTGGGTCATCGCCCTGGCAGCGCTGCCGGTGATCATCCTCGGCGGTCTCGACTCGCTCGGGGGCGCCGTGGTCGCCGGGCTGCTGATCGGGGTCTCCCAGGAGGTCGTCGCGACGTACCACCGCGATCTCTTCCCCGGTCTCGACAGCAACATCGGCTACATCACCCCCTACGTCCTGATGCTGCTGGTGCTGCTGGTCCGGCCCTACGGGCTGTTCGGCACGAAGGAGATCGAGCGCGTATGA
- a CDS encoding SAM-dependent methyltransferase, translating into MTITSSHPSVTSRPQPDPELWPGLATIPSGPRARVSAAIAGSLLRAVCRRLEIQLVTPDELPLPGLPAIVVHDEDEFLRRVGADGLIGFGEAYLTGAWDSPDVALLVTALAARVDQLVPQWMQRLRRVHVRREPRRHRNTVTQSRSNISHHYDLSNDLFALFLDPTLSYSSALFEVVDGRPHGPLEAAQHRKIDRLLDQAGVGPGTRLLEIGTGWGELALRAAARGATVRTVTLSQEQLELARARVDAAGLADLVSIELLDYRLLDGQYDAVVSVEMIEAVGDEYWSTYFRTVDDLLVPGGRFALQAITMPHQRMLDTRDDFTWIKKYIFPGGLLPSVEAIEEITRTETQLSVTDRLSMGAHYAETLRLWDQRFCDSVDEVRALGFDPTFLRMWHFYLAYCQGGFAGGYTDVQQMTFVKDAHERTS; encoded by the coding sequence ATGACCATCACCTCCTCCCACCCGTCCGTCACGTCGCGGCCGCAGCCGGACCCCGAGCTCTGGCCCGGGCTGGCCACGATCCCCTCCGGCCCGCGGGCGCGGGTCTCCGCCGCGATCGCCGGCAGCCTGCTCCGGGCGGTCTGCCGGCGGCTGGAGATCCAGCTGGTGACCCCGGACGAGCTGCCGCTTCCCGGCCTGCCCGCGATCGTGGTCCACGACGAGGACGAGTTCCTCCGCCGCGTCGGCGCGGACGGCCTGATCGGGTTCGGCGAGGCCTACCTGACCGGCGCCTGGGACTCACCCGACGTCGCCCTTCTGGTGACCGCGCTCGCCGCCCGCGTGGACCAGCTCGTGCCGCAGTGGATGCAGCGCCTCCGGCGCGTTCACGTACGCCGCGAGCCGCGGCGCCACCGCAACACCGTCACCCAGAGCCGGTCCAACATCTCGCACCACTACGACCTGTCCAACGACCTGTTCGCGCTCTTCCTCGACCCGACCCTGAGCTACTCGTCGGCCCTCTTCGAGGTCGTCGATGGCCGCCCGCACGGTCCCCTGGAGGCGGCCCAGCACCGCAAGATCGACCGACTGCTCGACCAGGCCGGTGTCGGGCCGGGCACCCGGCTGCTGGAGATCGGCACCGGCTGGGGCGAGCTGGCGCTCCGCGCGGCTGCCCGCGGAGCCACCGTCCGCACCGTCACGCTCTCCCAGGAGCAGCTCGAGCTGGCCCGGGCCCGGGTGGACGCGGCCGGGCTGGCGGACCTGGTGAGCATCGAGCTGCTCGACTACCGGCTCCTCGACGGGCAGTACGACGCAGTGGTCTCGGTGGAGATGATCGAGGCGGTCGGCGACGAGTACTGGTCGACGTACTTCCGCACGGTGGATGACCTGCTCGTGCCGGGCGGGCGCTTCGCGCTCCAGGCGATCACGATGCCCCACCAGCGGATGCTCGACACCCGTGACGACTTCACCTGGATCAAGAAGTACATCTTCCCCGGCGGCCTGCTGCCCTCGGTCGAGGCGATCGAGGAGATCACCCGTACGGAGACACAGCTCAGCGTGACCGACCGGCTCTCGATGGGCGCGCACTACGCCGAGACCCTGCGGCTGTGGGACCAGCGGTTCTGCGACTCGGTCGACGAGGTCCGGGCCCTCGGGTTCGACCCCACCTTCCTGCGGATGTGGCACTTCTACCTGGCCTACTGCCAGGGCGGCTTTGCCGGTGGCTACACGGACGTGCAGCAGATGACCTTCGTGAAGGATGCCCATGAGCGCACTTCCTGA
- a CDS encoding ABC transporter ATP-binding protein, translating to MTEPLLVFDDVHLSFGAVKAVNGVSFDVGRNELFAVIGPNGAGKTSIFNVLSGVYRPQQGSVRLGGDELLRKSPPTIARLGMARTFQNIELFTNLTVLDNLMLGRHQHINYTALEAFVWVGRARREEIRHRRLVEEIVDFLELEQWRKMPVGLLPYGVQKRVELGRALAMEPKILLLDEPVAGMNLEETEDMARYILDIRDELDLSLIMVEHDMGLVMDIADRVMVLDFGTRIAIGTPAEVQRDPAVLHAYLGGELTDGEVAG from the coding sequence ATGACTGAGCCCTTGCTGGTCTTCGACGACGTCCACCTCTCCTTCGGAGCGGTGAAGGCGGTCAACGGCGTCTCCTTCGACGTCGGTCGCAACGAGCTGTTCGCGGTGATCGGCCCCAACGGCGCCGGCAAGACCTCGATCTTCAACGTGCTCTCGGGTGTCTACCGCCCGCAGCAGGGCAGCGTGCGACTCGGCGGCGACGAGCTGCTGCGCAAGAGCCCGCCCACCATCGCCCGGCTCGGCATGGCGCGCACCTTCCAGAACATCGAGCTCTTCACCAACCTGACGGTGCTCGACAACCTGATGCTCGGGCGCCACCAGCACATCAACTACACGGCACTGGAGGCGTTCGTCTGGGTCGGCCGGGCGCGGCGCGAGGAGATCCGTCACCGGCGGCTGGTCGAGGAGATCGTCGACTTCCTCGAGCTCGAGCAGTGGCGCAAGATGCCCGTCGGCCTGCTGCCCTATGGCGTGCAGAAGCGCGTCGAGCTGGGCCGGGCGCTCGCGATGGAGCCGAAGATCCTGCTCCTCGACGAGCCGGTCGCCGGCATGAACCTCGAGGAGACCGAGGACATGGCCCGCTACATCCTCGACATCCGCGACGAGCTCGACCTCTCGCTGATCATGGTCGAGCACGACATGGGCCTGGTCATGGACATCGCCGACCGCGTGATGGTCCTCGACTTCGGCACCCGGATCGCGATCGGCACTCCCGCTGAGGTGCAGCGCGACCCCGCCGTACTCCATGCCTACCTCGGCGGCGAGCTGACTGATGGCGAGGTCGCCGGATGA
- a CDS encoding HNH endonuclease, which yields MASPGAVFDEMSRSDLLDTAGMLAQVEREAQIDQLRLAVQWAIMNGPDTVDPDRAGLPGRPSMRFYGGHGTPKVATGAGADLGARLGRSTTYGDLLMADGLDIEFRLPEIRGRVEAHEVLPSYARFVAKKTRDLEPDEAAYVDARVAEAADGRVTWSQFESLVEASVIAAAPAIAAAKERALRESRFARATRSAANGMRGFYLRTDTAGVAKLDATVAHIAQVLADLGSTETLDQRRAMAAVILSSPGEAVQLLAAHAAWRDRPTTASDAEPQPEPEWSNEDENPSGPGTEGGMEDPADNIDADPDEPIDPAALDAAAADTTADVIAKAIELWANHGNGQPLGDKPVINWAKVLPTVTLYVHLYGGRVHASDVAGRAVIGADRGEAPPIVRIEGIGAVTEAWLRTHLQLHPDHKLIVKPVIDLEGQAPVDSWEIPDRHREAVRLITPADRFPWATATANQSGGWAGMQIDHTIAWKPGNTGQSRIGNYAPLTQRHHNLKTHGGWQCVQPFPGIYLWRDPHGAYYLVDHTGTRALGDTA from the coding sequence ATGGCCAGCCCCGGTGCGGTGTTCGACGAGATGTCGAGGAGTGACCTCCTCGACACCGCCGGCATGCTCGCCCAGGTCGAGCGCGAGGCCCAGATCGACCAGCTCCGCCTCGCGGTGCAGTGGGCAATCATGAACGGCCCCGACACCGTCGATCCCGATCGCGCAGGTCTGCCCGGGCGGCCCTCGATGCGGTTCTACGGAGGCCACGGCACCCCCAAGGTCGCCACCGGCGCGGGCGCCGACCTCGGCGCCAGGTTGGGTCGGTCCACGACCTACGGCGACCTGCTGATGGCCGACGGACTCGACATCGAGTTCCGGCTCCCCGAGATCCGGGGCCGCGTCGAGGCCCACGAGGTCCTCCCTTCCTACGCACGGTTCGTCGCGAAGAAGACCCGCGACCTCGAGCCCGACGAGGCGGCGTACGTCGATGCGCGCGTCGCCGAGGCAGCCGACGGCCGCGTCACCTGGTCCCAGTTCGAATCCCTCGTCGAGGCCTCCGTCATCGCCGCCGCCCCCGCGATCGCCGCAGCCAAGGAGCGCGCGCTGCGTGAGTCCCGGTTCGCCCGCGCCACCAGGTCAGCGGCCAATGGCATGCGCGGGTTCTACCTGCGCACCGACACCGCCGGTGTCGCCAAGCTCGACGCGACCGTGGCCCACATCGCCCAGGTCCTGGCCGACCTCGGCTCGACCGAGACCCTGGACCAGCGCCGCGCCATGGCCGCCGTCATCCTCTCCTCCCCCGGCGAAGCCGTGCAGCTGCTCGCCGCCCACGCCGCCTGGCGCGACCGCCCCACCACCGCCTCCGACGCTGAGCCCCAGCCCGAGCCGGAGTGGTCGAACGAAGACGAGAATCCGAGCGGCCCCGGCACCGAGGGCGGCATGGAAGACCCGGCCGACAACATCGACGCCGACCCCGACGAGCCCATCGACCCCGCCGCCCTCGACGCCGCCGCAGCAGACACGACCGCCGACGTGATCGCGAAGGCGATCGAGCTCTGGGCCAACCACGGCAACGGGCAGCCGCTCGGCGACAAGCCCGTCATCAACTGGGCCAAGGTCCTGCCGACCGTCACCCTCTACGTGCACCTCTACGGCGGCCGCGTCCACGCCTCCGATGTGGCCGGCAGAGCCGTGATCGGTGCTGACCGAGGCGAGGCCCCACCGATCGTCCGCATCGAAGGCATCGGGGCAGTCACCGAAGCCTGGCTCCGCACCCACCTCCAGCTCCACCCCGACCACAAGCTCATCGTGAAGCCCGTCATCGACCTCGAAGGCCAGGCGCCGGTCGACTCGTGGGAGATCCCCGACCGACATCGCGAGGCCGTGCGCCTCATCACGCCGGCCGACCGCTTCCCCTGGGCAACCGCGACTGCCAATCAGTCAGGCGGCTGGGCAGGCATGCAGATCGACCACACCATCGCCTGGAAACCCGGGAATACCGGTCAGTCCCGCATCGGGAACTACGCACCCCTGACCCAGCGCCACCACAACCTCAAGACCCACGGCGGCTGGCAGTGCGTGCAACCCTTCCCCGGCATCTACCTCTGGCGCGACCCCCACGGTGCCTACTACCTGGTCGACCACACCGGCACCCGAGCACTCGGCGACACCGCCTGA
- a CDS encoding AfsR/SARP family transcriptional regulator translates to MSIDAPRVPPQRAANHGEVANTIRVITLGQFAVLRDGVEIPHPDWQSRKARNLFKLLVCRHGRSVPREVAADLLWPEQPGPPGNRFSVALSTVRKVLDPSHRHPADHFVCAEDGAVRLRCENVEIDIASFLRLSRDATVAVSRGDWSRAEDLLRSAEQLYAGEFLEEDQYVDWAVPCREEARSAALGVLRMLAHVSQSRGDPLATVAHLQRILELDPYDEAAWLDLIAVESAHRHHGEARRLHTVYNLRMLEIGVAAAPLPPVSMVGPGVSNESFKPLPFRDPKGV, encoded by the coding sequence ATGTCCATCGACGCCCCCCGCGTTCCGCCGCAGCGTGCTGCGAACCACGGGGAAGTTGCGAACACGATCCGGGTGATCACCCTCGGTCAGTTCGCCGTGCTCCGCGACGGGGTCGAGATCCCCCATCCCGACTGGCAGTCACGCAAGGCACGCAACCTTTTCAAGCTGCTGGTCTGCCGTCACGGCCGCTCCGTCCCGCGCGAGGTGGCGGCTGACCTGCTCTGGCCCGAGCAGCCCGGGCCGCCGGGCAACCGCTTCTCCGTCGCGCTGTCCACCGTGCGCAAGGTCCTCGATCCTTCGCACCGCCATCCGGCCGACCATTTCGTGTGCGCTGAGGATGGCGCAGTCCGGCTGCGGTGCGAGAACGTCGAGATCGACATCGCGTCGTTCCTCCGGCTGTCTCGCGACGCGACGGTCGCGGTCTCCCGCGGGGACTGGTCGCGCGCCGAAGACTTGCTTCGTTCGGCCGAGCAGCTCTACGCAGGTGAGTTCCTCGAGGAGGACCAGTACGTCGACTGGGCAGTGCCATGCCGCGAAGAGGCACGATCGGCAGCCTTGGGCGTGCTCCGGATGCTGGCCCACGTCTCGCAGAGTCGGGGCGATCCGTTGGCGACGGTCGCTCATCTGCAGCGGATTCTCGAGCTCGACCCGTACGACGAAGCAGCATGGCTCGACCTGATCGCTGTCGAGTCAGCACACCGGCACCACGGCGAGGCCCGACGGCTGCACACCGTCTACAACCTGCGGATGCTCGAGATCGGCGTCGCTGCTGCGCCGCTGCCGCCCGTGTCCATGGTGGGTCCAGGTGTCTCGAATGAGTCTTTCAAACCGTTGCCATTCCGTGATCCAAAGGGCGTCTGA